Proteins from a single region of Eretmochelys imbricata isolate rEreImb1 chromosome 20, rEreImb1.hap1, whole genome shotgun sequence:
- the YJU2B gene encoding putative splicing factor YJU2B, with product MGERKGVNKYYPPDFDPAKHVSLNKYRNSHPLRERARKLSQGILIIRFEMPYNIWCDGCKNHIGMGVRYNAEKKKVGNYYTTPIYRFRMKCHLCVNYIEMQTDPANCDYVIVSGAQRKEERWDMQDNEQILTTEHEEKKQLETDAMYRLEHGAMDQSKLQRAIPTLSNIQEAQSAWKDDFAINSMLRRKFREEKKILQEEEEKDLALQTKANLSIPLVQETEEDRRLAALLKYHSLDSYEDKQKLKRTEISGRSWFPPAQAAGGKATDTLKKLGLAGKVMSPKALAGGSHITISHLGIVRRKSREGPESLCSLGESTEHGARTGGQSRDSAAHGTPQQSSPMASGDVLPAAGTSSTSCSAGLSSSLVADYSNSSSDSEVD from the exons CATGTCTCCCTTAATAAATACCGGAACAGCCACCCACTGCGAGAGAGAGCCCGCAAGCTCTCCCAGGGCATCCTTATCATCAG GTTCGAGATGCCCTATAACATCTGGTGCGATGGctgcaaaaatcacattggaatGG GTGTCCGGTACAACGCGGAGAAGAAGAAAGTTGGGAATTACTACACTACCCCCATCTACAG GTTTCGGATGAAGTGTCACCTGTGTGTCAATTACATCGAGATGCAGACGGACCCGGCCAACTGTGACTATGTCATCGTGAGCGGGGCCCAGCGCAAGGAGGAGCGCTGGGACATGCAGGACAACGAGCAGATCCTGACCACAG AACACGAGGAGAAGAAGCAGCTGGAGACAGATGCCATGTACCGGCTAGAGCATGGTGCCATGGACCAGAGCAAGCTGCAGAGAGCCATCCCCACCTTGTCCAACATCCAGGAGGCCCAGAGCGCCTGGAAGGACGACTTCGCCATCAACAGCATGTTGCGCAGGAAGTTCCGG GAGGAGAAGAAGATTctccaggaggaagaggagaaggacctggctCTGCAGACCAAGGCCAACCTGAGCATTCCCCTGGTGCAGGAGACGGAGGAAGACCGGCGCCTGGCAGCCCTGCTCAAGTACCACAGCTTGGACT ctTATGAGGACAAACAGAAGCTGAAGCGAACAGAGATCTCTGGCCGCTCCTGGTTCCCCCCTGCTCAGGCTGCAGGTGGCAAAGCCACCGACACGCTTAAGAAGCTGGGGCTCGCTGGGAAAGTCATGTCCCCGAAGGCGCTCGCTGGCGGCTCACACATCACAATCAGCCACTTGGGCATTGTGCGCCGCAAATCCCGGGAGGGGCCCGAGAGCCTGTGCAGCCTGGGAGAGAGCACAGAGCACGGGGCACGAACTGGCGGGCAGAGCCGCGATAGCGCAGCCCATGGGACGCCCCAGCAGAGCTCCCCCATGGCCAGCGGCGACGTCCTCCCTGCAGCGGGCacttccagcacctcctgctccgCCGGGCTCAGCTCCTCTCTCGTGGCAGACTATTCAAACTCCAGCTCTGATTCTGAAGTGGACtga